Proteins from a genomic interval of Zingiber officinale cultivar Zhangliang chromosome 2A, Zo_v1.1, whole genome shotgun sequence:
- the LOC122042549 gene encoding uncharacterized protein At5g65660-like, whose amino-acid sequence MEGATMPAPPAAATLHHDSRPAIGFPLGTALLVVVIFCLSGVFACCYHWEKLRSLSGRPSRRRRQQEEPPLDALEEGRTQPSPPSPTSKLAPDPQENKEEKVRSLPVIMPGDKVPKFMAWPCPCQHSSPVIADVSAVAVTTSEAEIPSQSLAECSVN is encoded by the exons ATGGAGGGTGCGACCATGCCGGCGCCGCCAGCAGCAGCAACCTTGCACCATGACTCGAGACCGGCGATCGGGTTCCCCCTCGGCACCGCGCTGCTCGTCGTCGTCATCTTTTGCCTCAGCGGCGTCTTCGCTTGCTGCTACCACTGGGAGAAGCTCCGCTCCCTCAGCGGCCGGCCCAGCCGGCGCCGCCGCCAGCAGGAGGAACCCCCTCTGGATGCTCTCGAGGAAGGCCGGACTCAGCCGTCGCCTCCATCTCCGACGTCCAAGCTCGCCCCCGACCCTCAG GAGAACAAGGAGGAGAAGGTCCGGAGCTTGCCTGTCATAATGCCAGGCGATAAAGTTCCGAAATTCATGGCATGGCCATGCCCGTGCCAACACTCGTCGCCGGTTATTGCCGATGTATCTGCTGTAGCGGTGACGACTTCCGAAGCAGAAATTCCGTCTCAATCTTTAGCAGAGTGTTCTGTGAACTGA